A window from Pseudooceanicola algae encodes these proteins:
- the uraD gene encoding 2-oxo-4-hydroxy-4-carboxy-5-ureidoimidazoline decarboxylase, giving the protein MNSAPARTAIARIAPLVERSEWVARDVVAQRPFASTEALAAALVECILAAGPARRLALFRVHPELAGCEAVAGRMTDESASEQARLGLMSLSAQDAERLTRLNVAYMARFSHPFILALHRVPDLAALFAIFDQRLQASPLEEHMTTLAEIASVIGDRTAAAFGAGEGDPRPAQTACPQDTSL; this is encoded by the coding sequence TTGAACTCAGCCCCGGCCCGGACGGCCATCGCCCGGATTGCCCCCCTGGTCGAACGCTCGGAATGGGTCGCGCGGGATGTCGTCGCTCAGCGCCCCTTTGCCAGCACCGAAGCCCTTGCGGCCGCGCTCGTCGAATGCATCCTGGCCGCCGGTCCCGCCCGCCGTCTGGCGCTGTTCCGGGTGCATCCCGAACTGGCCGGATGCGAAGCCGTGGCCGGGCGCATGACCGATGAATCCGCCAGTGAACAGGCCCGCCTTGGGTTGATGTCGCTCAGCGCGCAGGACGCCGAACGGCTGACGCGGCTGAATGTGGCCTATATGGCGCGGTTCAGCCATCCCTTCATCCTGGCGCTGCACCGGGTGCCCGACCTTGCGGCGCTCTTCGCGATCTTCGACCAGCGCTTGCAGGCCTCGCCGCTGGAAGAGCACATGACGACCCTCGCCGAAATCGCTTCGGTGATCGGTGACCGCACGGCGGCGGCCTTCGGGGCGGGGGAAGGGGACCCCAGGCCTGCCCAGACGGCCTGCCCGCAGGACACGTCCCTTTAA
- a CDS encoding DNA gyrase inhibitor YacG: MTCPICKSASDAAYRPFCSARCADRDLARWMNGSYAVPSRDPEDIEAAMDAVEAEVEKALQSGRFS, encoded by the coding sequence ATGACCTGTCCGATCTGCAAATCCGCCAGTGACGCGGCCTATCGTCCCTTCTGCTCGGCGCGCTGCGCAGACCGCGATCTGGCGCGTTGGATGAACGGCAGCTATGCCGTCCCATCCCGCGACCCCGAAGACATCGAAGCCGCAATGGATGCGGTCGAGGCAGAGGTTGAAAAAGCCCTGCAATCGGGGCGTTTTTCCTGA
- a CDS encoding class I SAM-dependent methyltransferase — translation MSTNPYEADGFYDEAIAAGRHRAIVGGRWDETGRIQMSVLRDAGLLPHHHLLDIGAGALRLGCKAVPYLEPEHYWATDASRAILLAGHRAELAAPDRLDPQHLIEDARFDFPGVPGNITHAIAFAVFPHLPMVYLRRALTSLRRFAKLERFLFTVFLAPDATSAAAPCRQPDGVVTHDLRPPYHLLPEDVTHMARCTGWQVTRSDVMLPRGQVLFTAQPEV, via the coding sequence GTGTCCACCAACCCCTATGAAGCAGACGGTTTCTACGATGAGGCCATCGCCGCGGGGCGTCACCGCGCCATCGTCGGGGGCCGTTGGGATGAAACCGGGCGCATCCAGATGTCGGTACTGCGCGACGCCGGCCTGCTGCCGCATCATCATCTGCTGGACATCGGCGCCGGGGCGCTGCGGCTGGGGTGCAAGGCGGTGCCCTACCTCGAGCCGGAGCACTACTGGGCCACCGATGCCTCGCGCGCGATCCTGCTGGCCGGGCATAGGGCCGAACTGGCAGCCCCGGACCGGCTGGATCCGCAGCACCTGATCGAGGACGCGCGCTTCGATTTCCCCGGCGTTCCCGGCAACATCACCCATGCGATCGCCTTCGCGGTCTTTCCGCATCTGCCGATGGTCTACCTGCGCCGCGCCCTGACCAGCCTGCGCCGCTTTGCAAAGCTGGAGCGTTTCCTGTTCACCGTCTTCCTTGCCCCCGACGCGACCAGCGCGGCGGCGCCCTGCCGGCAGCCGGATGGTGTGGTCACCCACGACCTCCGCCCCCCCTATCACCTGCTGCCCGAAGACGTCACCCACATGGCGCGCTGTACCGGCTGGCAGGTCACGCGCAGTGACGTGATGCTGCCACGCGGTCAGGTGCTGTTCACGGCTCAGCCAGAGGTCTGA
- a CDS encoding ribonuclease E/G has product MTDKRIILDHTTRDGDTEVEMAALIEDGRVTDLLVDTPDVPAPGTIYRAITDRPVKGQGGMFVKTPEGSGFLRQLRGMKPGQPLLVQVTGYAEPGKAVPLTTKVLFKSRYAIVTPDAPGMNISRALRDDDLRDSLMEIAHEVFAEHPVAAAGAGLILRSNCDGADLDAVAEDVAAMADLAAQVLADTGSDPELLLDGPTAHQLALRDWDGKIVEGRSSDGLGPFEAEGVLDLLQPFLGGADLPGGGRIYVEATRACVSVDVNTGGDSSPAAGFKANLAAMRELPRQLRVRGLGGIVYVDLAPMGKKDRRQFESALRAAFRADPVETVLAGWTPMGNYELQRKRARLPLAAILAKLAG; this is encoded by the coding sequence ATGACCGACAAGCGGATCATCCTGGACCACACCACGCGCGATGGTGACACCGAGGTCGAAATGGCGGCGCTGATCGAAGACGGTCGGGTCACCGACCTGCTGGTCGACACGCCGGACGTCCCCGCGCCCGGAACCATTTACCGTGCCATCACCGACCGGCCCGTAAAGGGGCAGGGCGGCATGTTCGTCAAGACCCCCGAAGGGTCCGGCTTCCTGCGCCAATTGCGCGGCATGAAGCCCGGCCAGCCGCTGCTGGTGCAGGTCACTGGCTACGCCGAACCGGGCAAGGCCGTGCCGCTGACCACCAAGGTTCTGTTCAAGAGCCGTTATGCCATCGTGACCCCCGATGCACCGGGCATGAATATCTCGCGCGCGCTGCGCGACGACGATCTGCGCGACAGCCTGATGGAAATTGCGCATGAGGTCTTCGCCGAACACCCCGTCGCAGCCGCCGGTGCGGGCCTGATCCTGCGCTCCAATTGCGATGGCGCGGACCTGGATGCGGTGGCCGAAGATGTCGCCGCCATGGCTGATCTGGCCGCCCAGGTGCTGGCCGATACGGGCAGCGACCCGGAACTGCTGCTGGACGGCCCCACGGCGCATCAGCTTGCCCTGCGGGACTGGGACGGCAAGATCGTCGAAGGACGCAGCAGCGACGGGCTTGGTCCTTTCGAGGCTGAAGGCGTGCTGGACCTGTTGCAGCCTTTCCTCGGCGGAGCAGATCTGCCCGGCGGTGGCCGGATCTATGTCGAGGCCACCCGCGCCTGCGTCAGCGTCGATGTGAACACCGGCGGTGACAGCAGCCCGGCGGCGGGGTTCAAGGCGAACCTGGCTGCGATGCGCGAATTGCCTCGCCAGCTGCGCGTGCGCGGCCTCGGCGGCATCGTCTACGTCGATCTCGCGCCGATGGGCAAGAAGGATCGCCGCCAGTTCGAAAGCGCCTTGCGCGCGGCCTTCCGCGCCGATCCGGTCGAGACGGTGCTGGCTGGCTGGACCCCGATGGGCAACTACGAGCTGCAGCGCAAACGCGCCCGTTTGCCTTTGGCTGCGATCCTTGCCAAGCTGGCCGGATGA
- a CDS encoding Maf family protein — translation MKLVLGSGSPRRLELLAQLGVVPDDIRPPDIDETPLPGEQPRPYCARMAREKAAAVTAAADEIVLCADTTVALGRRILGKPEDAGQAAEFLWALSGRRHRVVTAIAVKAGDRLWQKDVVTQVRMKCLSDDEVNGYLASNDWQGKAGGYGIQGLAGALVPWIQGSYSAVMGLPVAETATLLTAAGWPIWKERQ, via the coding sequence TTGAAACTCGTCCTTGGATCGGGAAGCCCCCGGCGGCTCGAGCTTCTGGCTCAGCTGGGGGTGGTTCCCGACGACATCCGTCCCCCTGATATCGACGAGACCCCGCTGCCCGGCGAACAGCCACGCCCCTATTGCGCGCGCATGGCGCGGGAAAAGGCGGCGGCCGTGACGGCGGCGGCGGACGAAATCGTGCTTTGCGCCGACACCACCGTCGCGCTTGGCCGCCGGATCCTGGGCAAGCCCGAGGATGCGGGGCAGGCGGCTGAATTCCTATGGGCGCTTTCCGGGCGTCGTCACCGGGTGGTCACGGCCATTGCGGTGAAGGCCGGGGACCGGCTGTGGCAAAAGGACGTGGTGACCCAGGTCCGCATGAAATGCCTCTCGGATGACGAGGTGAACGGCTATCTTGCCAGCAACGACTGGCAGGGCAAGGCCGGCGGCTATGGCATTCAGGGGCTGGCCGGTGCGCTGGTGCCCTGGATTCAGGGGTCCTATTCTGCGGTCATGGGCTTGCCCGTGGCGGAAACCGCGACCCTGTTGACGGCGGCAGGCTGGCCGATCTGGAAGGAAAGACAATGA